From Calothrix sp. PCC 6303, a single genomic window includes:
- a CDS encoding o-succinylbenzoate synthase: MSYKFSFSEYSRSFSSPLKTSHGSWELREGIIIHLADDTGKEYNGEIAPIPWFGSESLSAALSFCQQLPSQITMEMIYAIPDELPACQFGFESALFDEKEAANLKFCGLLPTGKAALSVGEGLEKYDTWKWKIAVGEVEEELEILDLLIETLPKTAKLRLDANGGLSYDAASIWLERCEALLGKIEFIEQPLPVWEFEKTLGLSRCYCSAIALDESVASLRDLASCYEGGWRGIFVIKPGIIGSPSRLRRFLRENPLDVVFSSVFETSVGRKAALQLAGELSHPGYAVGFGVNHWFTTETFGGLRLPNSFQENV; the protein is encoded by the coding sequence ATGTCTTATAAATTTAGTTTTTCTGAATATTCCCGAAGTTTTTCATCCCCTTTAAAAACAAGTCATGGAAGTTGGGAGTTGCGGGAGGGAATAATTATCCATTTGGCGGATGATACGGGTAAAGAATATAATGGTGAAATTGCCCCAATTCCTTGGTTTGGTTCAGAAAGTTTGTCAGCAGCTTTGAGTTTTTGTCAACAGTTGCCAAGTCAAATTACAATGGAGATGATTTATGCTATCCCAGATGAATTACCCGCTTGTCAATTTGGGTTTGAATCTGCTTTATTTGATGAAAAAGAAGCTGCTAATTTGAAGTTTTGCGGGTTGTTACCAACTGGAAAAGCTGCGCTATCAGTTGGAGAAGGGTTGGAGAAATATGATACCTGGAAGTGGAAAATTGCTGTGGGTGAGGTTGAGGAAGAGTTAGAAATTCTGGATTTACTTATCGAAACCTTACCAAAGACTGCCAAATTGCGACTCGATGCAAATGGGGGTTTGAGTTATGATGCAGCAAGTATCTGGTTGGAAAGATGTGAAGCTTTATTAGGTAAAATTGAGTTTATTGAACAACCGCTTCCAGTCTGGGAATTTGAAAAAACTTTAGGGTTAAGCCGTTGCTATTGTAGCGCGATCGCGTTGGATGAATCAGTGGCTTCACTCCGTGATTTAGCTAGTTGCTATGAAGGCGGTTGGCGCGGTATTTTTGTAATTAAGCCGGGAATTATTGGTTCTCCATCTCGATTACGGCGATTTTTGAGGGAAAATCCCCTTGATGTGGTGTTTTCTTCAGTGTTTGAAACCAGTGTGGGAAGAAAAGCTGCGTTGCAGTTAGCGGGGGAGTTGTCTCATCCAGGATATGCGGTGGGTTTTGGTGTGAATCACTGGTTTACTACGGAAACATTTGGGGGACTTCGCCTGCCAAATAGTTTTCAAGAAAATGTATGA
- a CDS encoding 2-succinylbenzoate--CoA ligase, translated as MMELLTEFRGFLQDNLLEEYQVVAEEVYSQLSADIPKKVIICEREPWKFLASFIGVCAAKSHLFLCNPDWGESEWEYVLDLVQPDVIFGDINYSVKSVSQSSNFSHHTPLIMIPTGGTSGNIKFAVHTWETLSSSVKGFGEFFQICQVNSVCVLPLYHVSGLMQFLRVFITRGKLLVVPFKEVVSYQVPNMDFFTSLVPTQLQRLLESSEGIGWLRQFKTVLLGGAPAWDEILEKARFYQIRLAPTYGMTETASQIVTMKPEDFLRGKVGCGQILPHASVIVNQGGSLRVSASSLMLGYYHEYDFSGGKVNDYLQVDDLGCLDAEGYLTVVGRDSDKIITGGENVFAGEVEAAIRNTGMVLDVCVVGVADGYWGEVVTAVYVPKFTDCSGLAGMLRLSRFKVPKFWVAVSSLPRNEGGKVNRRLVVEMVEDNKIF; from the coding sequence ATGATGGAACTTTTGACTGAGTTTAGAGGTTTTCTTCAGGATAATTTGCTTGAGGAATATCAGGTTGTAGCTGAGGAAGTATATTCTCAGTTGAGTGCTGATATTCCAAAGAAGGTAATTATTTGTGAAAGGGAACCTTGGAAATTTTTAGCGAGTTTTATTGGTGTTTGTGCGGCTAAATCCCATCTGTTTTTATGTAATCCTGATTGGGGTGAAAGTGAATGGGAATATGTTTTGGATTTGGTGCAACCAGATGTAATTTTTGGGGATATCAATTATTCCGTTAAATCTGTTTCTCAATCTTCCAATTTTTCCCATCATACACCTTTAATTATGATTCCCACTGGTGGAACTTCGGGAAATATTAAGTTCGCGGTGCATACTTGGGAAACTTTAAGTTCTTCTGTTAAGGGTTTTGGAGAGTTTTTCCAGATTTGTCAGGTTAATTCTGTATGCGTTTTACCTTTGTATCACGTTAGTGGGTTGATGCAGTTTTTGCGTGTATTTATCACTAGGGGAAAGTTGCTAGTTGTACCTTTTAAGGAAGTTGTGAGTTACCAAGTTCCTAATATGGATTTTTTTACTTCTTTAGTCCCCACGCAGTTACAAAGATTGTTGGAAAGTTCGGAAGGTATTGGTTGGTTACGTCAATTTAAAACTGTATTATTGGGTGGCGCGCCCGCATGGGATGAGATACTGGAAAAAGCCAGGTTTTACCAAATTAGATTAGCACCAACTTATGGGATGACGGAAACTGCTTCCCAAATTGTGACAATGAAACCAGAGGATTTTTTAAGGGGGAAAGTTGGTTGTGGTCAAATTTTACCTCATGCATCGGTGATAGTAAATCAAGGGGGAAGTCTCCGAGTTTCAGCTTCTTCTTTAATGCTGGGTTACTACCATGAATATGATTTTAGTGGGGGAAAAGTTAATGATTATTTACAGGTTGATGATTTGGGTTGCTTGGATGCAGAGGGTTATTTAACTGTTGTTGGTCGTGACAGCGATAAAATTATTACTGGTGGTGAAAATGTTTTTGCTGGTGAGGTGGAAGCTGCTATCAGGAATACAGGAATGGTACTGGATGTTTGTGTGGTGGGGGTTGCTGATGGGTATTGGGGTGAGGTGGTTACGGCTGTCTATGTGCCGAAGTTTACTGATTGTTCGGGTTTGGCGGGAATGTTGAGGTTGAGTCGCTTTAAGGTGCCGAAGTTTTGGGTGGCTGTGTCGAGTTTACCACGGAATGAGGGGGGGAAGGTGAATCGTCGTTTGGTGGTGGAGATGGTGGAGGATAATAAAATATTTTAA
- the menA gene encoding 2-carboxy-1,4-naphthoquinone phytyltransferase: MTIKLITYPENQNKKLWMAAMKPPMYSVAIMPIWVGSMVAYAETKVFQSLTFSVFLGSAILILIWENFSNDVFDAETGIDENKHHSLVNITGNKSLIYWLGNLSLFLGLLGILMITWWQQDLTVMVMILLCCCLGYVYQGPPFRLGYQGLGEILCFFAFGPLAVSAAYYSQVQSFSVGSLVASIIVGIATSLILFCSHFHQVEDDLAAGKYSPIVRLGTARGSQVLILATISIYVLSLMFVVLGYFPIWTLLSWVSVPFAVKLCRHVQQYHQQPDRVSNSKFIAVAVHFWCCLLFGLGFVV; encoded by the coding sequence ATGACTATAAAGCTGATTACATATCCTGAAAACCAGAATAAGAAGTTATGGATGGCGGCAATGAAGCCACCAATGTACAGTGTAGCTATTATGCCGATTTGGGTAGGATCTATGGTAGCTTACGCCGAAACAAAAGTGTTTCAAAGTCTAACTTTTAGTGTATTTTTAGGGTCGGCAATTTTAATTTTGATCTGGGAAAATTTCAGTAATGATGTTTTTGATGCGGAAACAGGGATTGATGAAAACAAACATCATTCTTTGGTAAACATCACTGGTAATAAGTCTTTGATTTATTGGTTAGGAAATTTATCTTTATTTTTGGGTTTGCTGGGAATATTGATGATTACCTGGTGGCAACAAGATTTAACTGTGATGGTGATGATTTTGTTATGTTGCTGTTTGGGTTATGTTTATCAGGGTCCTCCTTTTAGGCTAGGATATCAAGGCTTGGGAGAGATTCTCTGTTTTTTTGCCTTTGGTCCTTTGGCTGTTAGTGCAGCATATTATAGTCAGGTTCAAAGTTTTTCGGTTGGTAGTTTGGTAGCTTCAATTATTGTGGGAATTGCCACAAGTTTAATTTTATTTTGCTCTCATTTTCATCAAGTTGAGGATGATTTAGCTGCTGGCAAGTATTCACCGATTGTCAGGTTGGGAACTGCTAGGGGTTCACAGGTTCTGATTTTGGCAACTATTAGTATTTATGTTTTGAGTTTGATGTTTGTGGTGTTGGGATATTTCCCAATTTGGACGTTATTAAGTTGGGTAAGTGTACCGTTTGCCGTGAAGTTGTGTCGTCATGTTCAACAATATCATCAGCAACCGGATAGGGTGAGTAATTCTAAGTTTATTGCGGTTGCGGTACATTTTTGGTGCTGCTTGTTGTTTGGTTTGGGGTTTGTTGTTTAA
- a CDS encoding acyl-CoA thioesterase, which translates to MAFTHQYTIRFSDTDAAGVVYFANVLNFCHEAYEESLTASGINLKQFFSNPEIAIPITHTTVDFYRPMYCGDKIGIELTPQQLDINRFEITYQITSPQSIISIATTKHICINPITRSKIELPQQISNWIQTTS; encoded by the coding sequence ATGGCATTCACCCATCAATACACAATTAGATTTTCAGATACAGATGCAGCAGGAGTAGTATACTTTGCCAACGTCCTCAACTTTTGCCACGAAGCCTACGAAGAATCATTAACAGCATCAGGAATTAACCTCAAACAATTCTTCAGCAACCCAGAAATAGCCATTCCCATTACCCATACAACCGTAGACTTTTATCGTCCCATGTATTGCGGCGACAAAATCGGTATAGAACTCACACCCCAGCAACTAGACATCAACAGATTTGAAATCACTTATCAAATCACATCCCCCCAAAGCATCATCAGCATTGCCACCACCAAACACATCTGTATCAACCCCATCACCCGCAGCAAAATCGAACTTCCCCAACAAATCAGTAACTGGATACAAACCACCTCCTAA
- a CDS encoding isochorismate synthase MenF, translating into MTVSPCYSGFFVHSKEIYQFFLAVKEKCIRNNCTQIASVSLEIDCVDPLLVLDKLTHPNQLNFYWENQSQKEAIAAIDAVAKLEVAGKSRFQAAESFIEQCQKNVIQFCGTSHNSKKPYFFCSFSFFDENLQTNYPFPNATVFLPRWQIVVKDQHCLLIANTIIHGDTNVQKILNDLHHQVEAIEALKSHVPYSQILQPHFRHEVVTKPQAFKDSIISALESIHANQFTKIVLANALDIFATTNINLFHSLYNLRENHSNCYIFSTSNGKGQNFIGASPERLITINNQNLLTDALAGSAPRGKTPIEDTINANSLLNSEKERHEHSLVLDFITQRLSSLGLSPQIMSPRLRQLSNIQHLWTPIQATVPNHIHPLKIISQLHPTPAVAGVSRDIACVEIRRYENFERGLYAAPLGWVDTDGNCEFIVGIRSALIECDTNPAGRHGVTSKATSNRNENGCQKHRARLYAGAGIVAGSDPDRELAEIQLKLQALLNALV; encoded by the coding sequence ATGACAGTTTCTCCATGTTACTCAGGCTTTTTTGTCCATAGTAAAGAAATATATCAATTTTTCTTAGCTGTTAAGGAAAAATGTATCCGTAATAACTGCACACAAATCGCTAGTGTTTCACTAGAAATTGACTGTGTTGATCCACTCCTAGTCTTGGATAAATTGACACATCCCAATCAGTTAAACTTTTATTGGGAAAATCAAAGTCAAAAAGAAGCAATAGCAGCAATTGATGCTGTAGCAAAACTAGAAGTTGCTGGAAAATCCAGATTTCAGGCTGCTGAATCCTTTATTGAGCAGTGCCAAAAAAACGTCATTCAATTTTGCGGTACAAGCCATAATTCTAAAAAACCATACTTTTTTTGCAGTTTCAGCTTTTTTGATGAAAATTTACAAACCAATTACCCATTTCCCAATGCCACAGTCTTTCTCCCACGTTGGCAAATAGTAGTTAAAGATCAGCATTGCCTGTTAATTGCCAACACCATCATCCATGGAGATACAAACGTTCAAAAAATCTTAAATGATTTGCATCATCAAGTAGAAGCAATCGAAGCCTTAAAAAGCCATGTACCATATAGTCAAATTTTGCAACCGCATTTTCGCCATGAAGTAGTTACCAAACCACAAGCCTTTAAAGACTCAATTATCTCAGCATTAGAATCAATTCATGCCAATCAATTTACGAAAATTGTTTTAGCAAATGCCCTTGACATTTTTGCAACTACAAATATCAACTTATTCCATTCCCTATACAATCTGCGAGAAAATCATTCTAACTGCTATATTTTCTCTACAAGTAATGGTAAAGGACAAAACTTCATTGGTGCCAGTCCCGAACGTTTAATTACCATTAACAATCAAAATCTCCTAACCGATGCATTAGCTGGAAGTGCACCAAGGGGTAAAACACCCATTGAAGATACCATAAATGCTAACAGTCTACTTAACAGCGAAAAAGAGCGCCATGAGCATTCCCTAGTTTTAGATTTTATTACACAACGTCTTTCCAGCCTAGGCTTATCACCACAAATTATGTCCCCAAGATTAAGACAATTATCAAATATTCAACACCTATGGACACCCATCCAAGCAACTGTCCCCAATCATATCCACCCCTTAAAAATTATTTCCCAACTCCATCCCACCCCAGCAGTTGCAGGTGTCTCCCGCGACATTGCCTGTGTAGAGATTCGACGTTATGAAAACTTCGAGAGAGGTTTGTATGCAGCACCCCTGGGATGGGTAGATACTGACGGCAATTGTGAGTTTATCGTTGGAATTAGATCCGCATTGATTGAATGCGATACCAACCCTGCGGGTAGGCACGGAGTGACTTCCAAAGCTACTTCAAACCGGAATGAAAATGGTTGTCAAAAACATCGCGCACGGTTGTATGCTGGTGCTGGGATTGTTGCAGGTTCTGATCCTGACCGAGAACTAGCAGAAATTCAACTCAAACTCCAAGCTTTACTCAATGCACTTGTCTAA
- a CDS encoding phosphotransferase family protein, which produces MDLLLSSHNVIQYLQESGLCSTEDSADADSELPHSYNNRNLLVTLAGKSQLLVKQKKYFESDVTIHDFFNEWLLYQLLNNFPVLGNIPAIASSLVHFDEANSILVHSYLSEYEELGYTYQKNGYFPTAIATAIGSNLAALHRITYNQREYRNFMSSSPDGGIRYQLHNPAQGISIITPEIFGKVPKSALEFYLRNQRYENLEAAIADLAYEWNPNCLTHNDLQLQNILIHSRWQQLDNPVVRFIDWEACTWGDPAFDLGTTIASYLRVWLNSLVVDSTLGLEESLNLAMIPISCLQPSILALIRGYVDAFPQILEYHQDFVSRVVQFAGLALINHLEVKIKYQQHFEISGISMLEVARKLIIMPQQSALTVFGIEESEVLPTLSKFEQDSETAPQQNLLRIYYEKTRLRGC; this is translated from the coding sequence ATGGATTTATTACTGTCTTCTCACAACGTTATTCAGTACCTGCAAGAATCAGGTCTGTGTAGCACAGAAGATAGCGCTGACGCTGATTCTGAGTTGCCACACAGTTATAACAATCGAAATTTATTGGTGACTCTAGCTGGAAAAAGTCAACTGCTAGTTAAGCAAAAAAAGTATTTTGAATCTGATGTAACTATCCATGATTTTTTTAATGAGTGGCTATTATATCAACTGCTGAATAATTTTCCCGTTTTGGGAAATATTCCAGCAATTGCTTCATCATTAGTGCATTTCGATGAAGCAAATTCAATTTTGGTGCATAGTTATTTAAGCGAATACGAAGAACTTGGGTATACATATCAAAAAAACGGTTACTTTCCCACTGCGATAGCCACTGCAATTGGTAGTAACTTAGCAGCTTTGCATCGCATTACCTACAATCAGCGGGAATACCGTAATTTTATGTCGAGTTCTCCTGATGGAGGAATTCGTTATCAGCTTCATAATCCTGCCCAAGGAATAAGTATTATTACTCCAGAAATTTTTGGTAAAGTTCCTAAATCAGCTTTAGAATTTTACTTACGTAATCAGCGTTATGAAAACCTAGAAGCAGCAATTGCGGATTTAGCCTACGAATGGAATCCTAACTGTTTAACCCACAATGATTTACAGTTACAGAATATCCTCATCCATTCCCGGTGGCAGCAATTAGATAACCCAGTCGTCAGATTCATTGATTGGGAAGCTTGTACGTGGGGGGATCCTGCTTTTGACTTAGGGACTACAATAGCTAGTTATTTACGGGTTTGGCTAAATAGCTTGGTGGTAGATTCCACCTTGGGGTTAGAAGAATCCTTAAATTTAGCGATGATTCCTATATCTTGCCTACAGCCTTCAATTTTGGCATTGATTCGGGGATATGTGGATGCATTCCCTCAAATTTTGGAATACCATCAAGATTTTGTTTCCAGGGTGGTGCAATTTGCGGGGTTAGCTTTAATTAATCACTTAGAAGTGAAAATAAAGTATCAGCAGCACTTTGAGATTTCTGGTATTTCCATGTTGGAAGTTGCGAGAAAGCTAATTATTATGCCACAACAATCAGCTTTAACAGTATTTGGGATTGAGGAGTCAGAAGTGTTACCCACCCTAAGTAAATTTGAACAGGATTCAGAAACTGCACCTCAGCAGAATTTGCTGCGAATTTATTATGAAAAAACCCGTTTGCGGGGTTGTTAA
- a CDS encoding T3SS effector HopA1 family protein: MQNTTNIPAILHAIASEIKIESNFSLQHPQYQPFTLSPEVTERFRQNSQELQAKFSKLILRNFIYGIYFNASLKSFFSNSSKSSNSIYPLHQNLENHSLHGIDGEFYEALHSHNHGTGYFDPDWQVLRREPDGSLAVIKSGLTMYAETDHHLEASLPQAKRGDLIPVLLPKNRLQNGFYIAIGNCGQQKREVGQIYFNLSSAGAIALTDLLTLQLNTAKIPFSLQILSHPAAFGRYDAVTLHFEKPHYPNIHTILETIYPEIQPYLYTDIPLFSKNLAPGIGLVEEPIHKPIPQESFGMNRCQILAIALFEAWQKGIITPEEKIRLIQHHLNEWSVNLEYPYLNPNSEDIYTTII; encoded by the coding sequence ATGCAAAACACAACAAATATCCCTGCAATCTTACATGCGATCGCGTCCGAGATCAAAATCGAGTCAAATTTTTCACTTCAGCATCCCCAATACCAACCTTTCACCCTTTCACCAGAAGTTACAGAAAGGTTTAGGCAAAATTCCCAAGAGTTACAAGCTAAATTTTCCAAATTGATTTTACGTAACTTCATTTACGGAATTTACTTCAACGCATCCCTAAAATCATTTTTCAGCAATTCCAGTAAATCCTCCAACAGCATCTATCCACTCCACCAAAACTTAGAAAATCATTCCCTCCATGGAATCGATGGGGAATTTTACGAAGCATTGCACAGCCACAACCATGGTACAGGTTATTTCGATCCCGATTGGCAGGTATTACGAAGAGAACCTGATGGAAGTTTAGCAGTAATCAAAAGTGGCTTAACAATGTATGCTGAAACAGACCATCATCTCGAAGCCAGCTTACCACAAGCTAAACGTGGGGATTTAATACCAGTCCTCCTACCCAAAAACCGTCTTCAAAATGGATTTTACATTGCCATCGGCAACTGTGGACAACAAAAGCGAGAAGTAGGGCAGATATATTTTAACCTTTCATCTGCAGGTGCGATCGCACTCACGGATTTACTGACACTTCAACTCAACACCGCCAAAATCCCCTTTAGTTTACAGATACTCAGTCATCCAGCAGCCTTTGGACGTTATGATGCAGTGACACTTCACTTTGAAAAACCCCACTATCCAAACATCCACACAATATTAGAAACCATCTACCCAGAAATCCAACCATACTTATACACAGATATTCCCCTATTTAGTAAAAATTTAGCACCAGGAATCGGCTTAGTCGAAGAACCCATCCACAAACCCATACCCCAAGAAAGCTTTGGAATGAATCGTTGTCAAATTTTAGCGATCGCGCTTTTCGAGGCATGGCAAAAAGGTATAATTACCCCAGAAGAAAAAATCCGTCTGATTCAACACCACCTAAACGAATGGAGCGTAAACTTAGAATATCCCTACCTTAACCCCAACTCCGAAGACATATACACAACAATAATTTAA
- a CDS encoding tellurite resistance TerB C-terminal domain-containing protein, which yields MQSRTTENRISLALISFISSFGLSCLFHWNINQAFSNAIIAVIATYAAVLIVDKRHRNQEMLVLDSLNYRIKELEGLKHHFLGEVHQLENHHHLLLQESNKLQNQVAECRNTRDSLNRELSTYSGQKKQLEASINRIQVEIENLERSKAELNKNFSNLSLEKRRLESNTNTLRIETNQLQSIIHKLSEEKTEIENNLVLLERLKPSLEEKLYELRVDIQELESQVNYQSDLLLVKNTEYDNVLLKFNEIQQQTIHQETEFQKIKDQINLLEIERDTLQNQVWELIQQEEINFPEESGIVNQNQKDTDVFPFSDFMLTIDGTIERSENELLDEWFDLIETLTSPQFQALESILEEQNPYPRIKKIAEDNITMPNILIDSINEQAQETIGEIIIDTNADLPLIYPEYRFKLQQLIETHQKNMTQNG from the coding sequence ATGCAATCAAGAACAACCGAAAATAGAATCAGTTTAGCTTTAATATCCTTTATTAGTAGTTTTGGTCTGAGTTGTCTATTTCACTGGAACATTAACCAAGCTTTCTCGAACGCAATTATTGCTGTAATTGCCACCTATGCAGCAGTCTTAATTGTTGACAAACGCCATCGAAATCAAGAAATGCTGGTGTTAGATTCACTGAACTATCGAATTAAAGAACTTGAAGGATTAAAGCATCACTTTCTTGGTGAAGTACATCAATTAGAAAATCATCATCATTTACTGCTTCAGGAGTCAAACAAATTACAAAATCAAGTTGCTGAATGTCGAAATACTCGTGATAGCCTCAATCGTGAGTTGAGTACTTATAGTGGTCAAAAAAAGCAGTTAGAAGCAAGTATCAACAGAATTCAAGTTGAAATTGAAAACCTTGAACGTAGTAAAGCCGAACTAAATAAGAACTTCTCTAATCTTTCGTTAGAAAAACGTCGTTTAGAAAGTAATACGAATACATTACGCATAGAAACGAATCAATTACAAAGTATTATTCATAAACTTTCAGAGGAGAAAACAGAAATTGAGAATAATTTAGTGCTTTTAGAAAGACTCAAACCATCCTTAGAAGAAAAACTGTATGAACTTAGGGTGGATATTCAGGAATTAGAGTCTCAAGTAAATTATCAGAGTGATTTATTATTAGTAAAAAATACTGAATATGATAATGTTCTATTAAAATTTAATGAAATTCAACAGCAAACTATTCATCAAGAGACTGAATTTCAAAAGATTAAAGATCAAATTAATCTTTTAGAAATAGAGCGTGATACACTACAAAATCAAGTTTGGGAGTTAATTCAACAAGAGGAAATTAATTTCCCTGAAGAATCAGGTATAGTTAATCAGAATCAGAAAGATACAGATGTCTTTCCTTTCTCTGATTTTATGTTGACAATTGATGGCACCATTGAAAGGAGCGAGAATGAATTATTAGATGAATGGTTTGATTTAATTGAAACATTAACTTCTCCTCAATTTCAAGCGCTAGAAAGCATTTTAGAAGAGCAAAATCCCTATCCACGCATCAAAAAAATTGCCGAAGATAATATTACAATGCCAAATATTTTAATTGACTCAATTAACGAACAAGCCCAAGAAACAATTGGCGAAATTATTATTGATACTAATGCTGATTTACCCTTGATTTATCCGGAATATAGATTCAAACTTCAGCAATTGATTGAAACTCATCAAAAAAATATGACTCAAAACGGCTGA